The following are encoded in a window of Clostridia bacterium genomic DNA:
- a CDS encoding YhcN/YlaJ family sporulation lipoprotein codes for MAAAALVVSLAASLGSCAPARRPSPPPKTAPPAPETTPKQTVPGPAQKPLPTTPAEMDRLVSALATEATKVPGVKQATVVISGTTALVGLTLSPNVTGTQATNVKRDVANRIRRAEPRLTGVNVTSSPDLVSRIQKVAEGIKAGTPLSSFAKELDEIGRRIAPTPPAPPPAPPAPATPAPSR; via the coding sequence TTGGCAGCGGCCGCCTTGGTAGTGAGTTTGGCGGCCAGCTTAGGGAGTTGCGCTCCCGCCCGTCGGCCTTCGCCGCCCCCCAAAACTGCGCCCCCGGCTCCCGAAACCACACCTAAACAAACGGTTCCTGGCCCTGCCCAAAAGCCCTTGCCAACGACTCCAGCGGAAATGGACCGCTTGGTGAGCGCTTTGGCCACCGAAGCAACTAAGGTGCCGGGGGTAAAGCAAGCAACGGTGGTAATCTCCGGAACTACCGCCCTAGTGGGGTTAACCCTCAGTCCTAACGTTACCGGAACCCAGGCCACCAATGTCAAGCGCGACGTAGCCAACCGCATCCGCCGGGCCGAACCGCGCCTGACCGGGGTAAACGTTACCAGCAGCCCCGATCTGGTGAGCCGCATTCAAAAGGTGGCAGAGGGCATCAAGGCGGGAACGCCGCTGTCCAGCTTTGCCAAGGAGCTAGATGAGATCGGGCGGCGAATAGCGCCGACTCCCCCTGCGCCCCCACCGGCGCCGCCGGCCCCGGCCACTCCTGCTCCTAGCCGGTAA